Genomic DNA from Paenibacillus sp. KS-LC4:
TACAAGCACATTCGTTTAAAATGAAAAAATAGGCTGCTTCCGCATCGTATTATCTACGGGGAAGCAGCCTATTTTCCAATAATCTTATCTACTCATTTATTATGATTGTTTTCTTCAAAAACACTTTCATCACCTAAGCAGCCTTCAAAGTAGGAGGCCAGAAAGACGCTCGTCTGTATATCTTTTTCTACGAGGAGTTCTTATCCGAATTTTCTTGATTGTCTTTGTTGTTGTAATAGTTCTTTCTGCGGACATAGACGAAATGGGCTAGATTCAGAACACCCGTCACGATGGCTAGAATAGAGGGGAGTATTTGAATAAAGGATGGCAATGTGGCTCCGTTTCCGACAGGACCCGTTCTTGGCTGCAAGGCTTCCCAATAGCCAAAAAGAATGGCGCTTAAGCCGAAAAAAATCAAAAATAGCGACAGCACAATAACCCATTTTTCGTTTCTCATCGCAATTTCCCCCGTTACAAGGATTAGCCTGCAAAAGCGAGCAACAGCATTTTATATACACTTTATTACGAAAACGTCCCCTAAAATGTTACAATTTACAAAACGGCTGTCTTTTAGACGATTATACTCGCACGGGATATTGTGGATTTTTAAGGAAAGGCTGAATCATAATGAATCAAATCGACTACGAGGCTTTTTATAATGAGGTTGGAGCAAGCAACGGCTGGGATTTCAGCAGGCTGAAGTGCATTTCGGAGGAAGCGGAGTGGGACTTGTATCAGGAGGTCGTCAAGCTTAGCCGAAAATCTGACCTGCTGCTCGATATTGGCACGGGCGGCGGGGAAGCTATTTTATCCATTGCGGATTGTGCTTTGCTGCTGGTGGGCATTGATTTATCTACAAGCATGGTCAATACCGCTATGAAAAATATTACGATAGCCGAACGCAGCAACGTTCGCGTACTGCCAATGAATGCGGACAAACTGGATTTTCCAGACCGCTTCTTTCAAATCGTTTCCTGTAGGCATTCGGCCTTCCATGCACAGGAGGTAGCCCGGGTGCTGGAGCATGGCGGCATCTTCCTGACGCAGCAAGTGAGCGAGAACGATAAGCTGAATCTCAAGCAGGCGTTCGGAAGAGGGCAAGCCTACGGGGAGAAGCCAGGCTCGCTCAAGGAGCGGTATATAGCGAAGCTGACGGAAGCTGGCTTTACGAAGATTGAGGTTATGGAGTGGAATGTCGCGGAGTTTTATGAGACGGCGGAGGATTTGATTTTTCTGCTTAAGCATACGCCGATTATTCCGAATTTTGGGCAGCAGCCGGAGGATTTTGAGCGATTAGAAGCCTTCATTCAGGATAATAAGTCGGAAAGAGGCATCAAGACGAGCGCAGAGCGGTTTATGATTAAGGCACAAAGGTAGAAGCAGGGGGAACAAATGTGAGAGAACAGCAGCTGATTAACAGTCAGAAAAGACCGATTACGATTAACAACATCGTGAAGGATTTGCGAAGATTAGGCGTTCGAGAGGGCGATGCGGTGCTAGTGCACGCCTCCCTGTCTCGCTTGGGCTGGGTATGCGGCGGGCCGCAGGCTATGGTGCAGGCGCTTATGCAGGCGGTCGGGGACGAGGGCACGTTAATTATGCCTGCGCAAACGGGGGATTGGAGTGATCCCGCCGAATGGGGGAATCCTCCGGTTCCAGAGGAGTGGTATGAGACGATTTATCGGGAGCTTCCGGCTTTCGATCCGGCTTTATCCCCTACGCGGGGAATGGGACGTATTGCGGAGCTTTTCCGAACGTTTCCGGCGACGGTGCGCTCAACGCATCCGCAGGTTTCTTTTTGCGCCAATGGCAAGTATGCGGAACTCATTACATCCGAGCATATGCTAAGCCCGCAATTCGGCATGGCGTCACCACTCGGGAAGTTGTATGGTTTGGGCGCCAAGGTGCTGATGCTGGGGACGGGGTATGAATCCTGTACGAGCTTTCATCTGGCTGAAGCGATGAGTGAGCGTCTGCCGACTAAGCGGATGGGAACAGCTATATATGAAGGGGACGAGCGAGTATGGAAATGGTTTACGGATTTCGCTTATGACTCGGAGGATTTTGGCCGGATTGGGCAGTGCTATGATCAAGAAGGCTCTGTGCAAAAAGGTGCGGTAGGCAGCGCCGAGTCCCGGCTTTTTGATCTGAAAGAGGCGGTCGATTTCGCCAAGCAGTGGCTGATGATCCATCGTCCTTTGGAGTGAAAAAAAGGTTATGCCGATTTAGGTGCGAATCGGAAGCTCCCATAAAAACCCTAGGGGATTCGCACCTCAAAATTTGTCGAATCATGACGAAAAACAAGGGTCGGGGAAAAAGTCAATATTTTATTTAGACTTTGTTTGTATGGATGATCTTGAAAATATATGCAATTGATGCCATGATGGAATCAATTATATGTATTTTTGCTTCGCACTCCGTATGGAGTGCGTGGATTGAAACACAGACGGAGCCGACAGCTCCGAGCCTGATTGTTCGCACTCCGTATGGAGTGCGTGGATTGAAACTCATCGGCTACTTTCCACCATTGCTGCATAGCCTTCGCACTCCGTATGGAGTGCGTGGATTGAAACTGATGCAAATACTACAGGTGCTAAAAAGCAGCGGTCGCACTCCGTATGGAGTGCGTGGATTGAAACAAATCGGCAACGGACATGCAACTATGGGAAATCCGTGTCGCACTCCGTATGGAGTGCGTGGATTGAAACTCACGGGCTATAAACTATCATACTGGCACATACGGTCGCACTCCGTATGGAGTGCGTGGATTGAAACTGGTTTGTGTATCCACTCACTGGAATCCTTCTTTGTCGCACTCCGTATGGAGTGCGTGGATTGAAACCCTGTTACGTGGGGCAGCTATGTGGGTACTAACGTCGCACTCCGTATGGAGTGCGTGGATTGAAACATAGCTGCGTTAACAATAGCACTCTTGGTGTTAGGTCGCACTCCGTATGGAGTGCGTGGATTGAAACGCACTGAATCTTATGAAGAACTGGAAACGCTGCTGGTCGCACTCCGTATGGAGTGCGTGGATTGAAACGTATTCACCAATTGCTTCTCGCGGCGTTACAATTGGTCGCACTCCGTATGGAGTGCGTGGATTGAAACCCAGTTGGGATGGACATATTTCTCAACAAATATGTCGCACTCCGTATGGAGTGCGTGGATTGAAACCCCTAATAGAGAAGCAGGATCTGTTCCGATCGGCGTCGCACTCCGTATGGAGTGCGTGGATTGAAACTGCGCCGTTATCCGAGCGTGTTCAGTGGAATTCGGTCGCACTCCGTATGGAGTGCGTGGATTGAAACACGGTCATAACTAGCGTTACGATCATTACGCTCAGGTCGCACTCCGTATGGAGTGCGTGGATTGAAACGTTATACAAGAGTGCCGAGAACTGGACAGATATGTCGCACTCCGTTTGGAGTGCGACAATCAAAACCACAACACTCACAAGCATATAAGGAGGAGATCCATGAAATATTGCACAAGAGAATGGTATGAAGAAATGCAGATTGCCGGGATAATGTGCATCTATGAGACAGAAGTGGAGTGGGAGGAGTACCTCGCCTATTTCTGCTCAGAAGGCAAGGACCCGATACAATCGCAGCGCGAATTGTTAGAAGAAAAGAAAGAACATCTGCTAAAATACCTCCCAGAAGCTTTTCACCCCTACATACACGATGGCACGTTGAACACGATCTACCCGCCTCCTGAATTGAAGGAGATGGCGAAGCAGTGGAAGCAAGACTATGATGATCGTATGCGTAAAGTGGCCGAGACATATAACCGCTATTATAAATCGATTCGAAACGAGCTTCCGCCTAATGCGATCAAGCTATTCGAAAATACCCTTCACGATGCCAAATTCACCTCTTATGATCGTCCTGATGAAGCAACATTTATTATATATTTGGACTGTCGCGGCTCTTATTATTATTTTACGGATATTAAAATTACGTTTCACGGAGTCAAGCAACTGGAGCTTCCGAATCTTCCTGAAAATACATGGTGGCTGTACGATGAAATCTACACGATTGACGGGGGCTTTGAGCTCAGAGTGCTGCTGGATTCACTAGAAGCTTTCATTATTTCCGCTGTCGATGTAGAAATTGAAGGATTAGGCGAGCTGCCCAGCCAATAGTTAAGAGAGCCTATATAATTTCCCAAAAAAGGATCGTGAGCGCATGAGCACGATATATCTCGTCCGTCATTGCCAAGCAGAGGGCCAGGAGCCTGACGCTCCATTAACCGAAGCGGGGATAGAGCAAGCGCAGCAATTAGCTGTATTTTTGGCGAACAAGCGGATAGACGGAATCATATCGAGCCCCTATGAGCGAGCTTACCGAACGATTTCTCCATTAGCTGACGCCACTGGCCTGCCCATTAAGCGGGATGAGCGGTTAACCGAGCGCATTTTATCGGGGCAAAATCATCCCAACTGGCGCGAAATGCTTCGCCGTACCTATGAGGAAATGGATTTATGCTATGAGGGCGGGGAGTCGAGCCATACCGCTACCAGCCGTGCCGTTCAAGTCATGAATGAGGCACTGAACAGCGGCTGGAAAAATACCGTAATCGTCTCACATGGCAACCTCATTTCGCTGCTGCTCAAGCATCTGGATCAGGCAGTCGGATTTCATGAATGGGAAGCGCTTTCTAATCCCGACATTTACGAGCTATCCTTCACTGATGAGGCGTCCAGCTTCAAGCGAATTTGGAAGCCATAACAAGACAAGCTCAGGGCTGTTTCTGCTACTGTCATCCATCCTATATTCGGTTCCATTTTAAATTCAGAGAGGAGCAACGCCATTATGAATCAACAAATTAAACAAGCGATAGTCAGGGGGGAAACCTCGCTTGGCATCGAATTTGGCTCTACACGAATCAAGGCGGTATTGGTTGATTGCCATTTTCAAACCATCGGTTCCAGCAGCTATGAGTGGGAAAATCAATTGATCGACGGTTATTGGACCTACGATCTCAACGAAATGATTAACGGGCTGCAAGAAACCTATCGCCAATTAAAGCAAGAGGTTGAAAATCACTACGGCGTAACCCTGCAAAAAATCGGATCAATCGGATGCTCTGCCATGATGCAGGGCTATATTGCACTCGATCACGCAGGGGAGCTATTGGTTCCGTTTCGTACATGGCGCAATGCGACAACGGGTGCAGCTGCATCGGAGCTAACCGAGAAATTCCAGTTTAAAATTCCGCAGCGCTGGAGCATCGCA
This window encodes:
- a CDS encoding class I SAM-dependent methyltransferase, which codes for MNQIDYEAFYNEVGASNGWDFSRLKCISEEAEWDLYQEVVKLSRKSDLLLDIGTGGGEAILSIADCALLLVGIDLSTSMVNTAMKNITIAERSNVRVLPMNADKLDFPDRFFQIVSCRHSAFHAQEVARVLEHGGIFLTQQVSENDKLNLKQAFGRGQAYGEKPGSLKERYIAKLTEAGFTKIEVMEWNVAEFYETAEDLIFLLKHTPIIPNFGQQPEDFERLEAFIQDNKSERGIKTSAERFMIKAQR
- a CDS encoding AAC(3) family N-acetyltransferase, producing the protein MREQQLINSQKRPITINNIVKDLRRLGVREGDAVLVHASLSRLGWVCGGPQAMVQALMQAVGDEGTLIMPAQTGDWSDPAEWGNPPVPEEWYETIYRELPAFDPALSPTRGMGRIAELFRTFPATVRSTHPQVSFCANGKYAELITSEHMLSPQFGMASPLGKLYGLGAKVLMLGTGYESCTSFHLAEAMSERLPTKRMGTAIYEGDERVWKWFTDFAYDSEDFGRIGQCYDQEGSVQKGAVGSAESRLFDLKEAVDFAKQWLMIHRPLE
- a CDS encoding DUF4085 family protein yields the protein MKYCTREWYEEMQIAGIMCIYETEVEWEEYLAYFCSEGKDPIQSQRELLEEKKEHLLKYLPEAFHPYIHDGTLNTIYPPPELKEMAKQWKQDYDDRMRKVAETYNRYYKSIRNELPPNAIKLFENTLHDAKFTSYDRPDEATFIIYLDCRGSYYYFTDIKITFHGVKQLELPNLPENTWWLYDEIYTIDGGFELRVLLDSLEAFIISAVDVEIEGLGELPSQ
- a CDS encoding histidine phosphatase family protein, with the translated sequence MSTIYLVRHCQAEGQEPDAPLTEAGIEQAQQLAVFLANKRIDGIISSPYERAYRTISPLADATGLPIKRDERLTERILSGQNHPNWREMLRRTYEEMDLCYEGGESSHTATSRAVQVMNEALNSGWKNTVIVSHGNLISLLLKHLDQAVGFHEWEALSNPDIYELSFTDEASSFKRIWKP